The genomic segment AAGGTAAAGTCTCTTTCACATCATCCGGTAAATTGTCAGTGTACAGATTATTCCATACATCAAGGTCAAAGTATTCTGAATATGCTCCTAAAGCAGAATCACTTACCAGTAGGTTAGCAGAACATCTTCCTGGTTTCTGGCTACTTGAAGCGTCTTTGTATGGAATTTGACAATCATCCATCCATGTTACACCTTTTCCATTTTCCAGAGCTTGAGCAGTATAACTCTTTTCCTCAAGAGGTTTCATAACAACAATTACAACTTCTACCGCAGGTTTAGGCTGAAATCCTGCATAAGCACCTTTGAGTTTTGAACCTTCCGGAGTTCCAGCAGTCTTTTTTCCAATGTTATATTTTTTGGGAAAACCGGTTGCATAAGTCCAGTAGATTGAGGAAAAGCCTGTCTCAAATCCTGCATCCTCAAGAGCGGAAATTATTCTGAAAAGAACATCCTGACGTGCTGATGCCATAATGAAAGCAAACCCACCCGGTTTTAAAACTCTTTGGCATTCCTCTAATATCCCTGTGCTTGGAAGTTTTTTATCCCAATCATTGACCATATAACCCAATCCATATGGCGGGTCTGTATTAATCAAATCAATGGAATTATCGGGTATCAACTTCAATATTTTTTCACAGTCGCCAAGGAGAATTTTATTCAGATTCAGCCCTGACTTTTTGGAATTATTTTTCTTCATTATATATTTCCTTTAAAAAGTCTTAATTACCAAGGGCATATTGTATGCCCCTGGTAATGGTTATCTTATGTGGCTGAACCAGCGTTTATATTCCTGGATTTGCTACACTTTGGGCTTCATTGTTTACTTCACCTGTATCCGGTATCTTTTCATCATCTTCATCCTCTGATGGTTCGGGACTTGGTGTTTCACCCATAAGGCTTTTGTAAATATCTTCTGAACTCCTCTTTGCCATTTCCAAGGATTCAGAAAAATTCTTTGTGGTTAGGTCATCAAGCTCTTTGGTGATTTCTCCAAGCTTGTTGTCCTCATCCTTCACGGCTTTAACTGCAAGCCTGAGATCATCAATCAATGATGCTCTTTCAAACTTATCATTTGAGCTATCAATTTCCTGTTGAAGAATTATGATCTGCTCTTTTAGTTGATCTATCCTTTCAGATATTTCTTGTCTCTCACGGATTTTATCTTCAACCTCCTGCTTTTTTTCCCGGTCTTCACCTGACCTTTTGATAAGACTTTTGCCTTGTAGCATTTTCCCATATTTCTCCCTGAATTCATCCAATGCTTCTTGTGTGAATCTGTATGCTCTGCCCACTCTGCTGAATTTGATTAACCCCTCTCTTGCCTTTCTTGCGGTAAATCCACGTTTGACTTTATAATAGTTGTCTGCTTCTTCTGCTGTGTAAAGTTTTTGTGCTTCTGACATTTTTAACTCCTTTAAATTAGTTTTGACTGACAGCTAGGCGCCTTAGCTGTCGATTAATAAAAAGGAAAGCTTTCCATCTCAAAGAGCATTTTGAATAATCTGTTTATTGAAATTAGATTTCTCTACTCTCTACTAATGATAGTTCGACATTTTGTGTCGAAAGGAGGACATTGTGTGTCGAAATGTCTTCGAAAGGATATTAATGAAGGGTTTTGCTGTGTAAAACTATTGAAAATACGGATAGTTACAAAAATATTTTTTATTTTATTATTTTAAAAAAAATGTCTGCGGTGAGGTAGAATATCGAAAAGAACAGTAGCATTTTATAAGTGGTAACTTGGCAATTGAGTATAGAAAGGTTATTTTTATGGGAGTGTTTAAATGCAGATATGCTGAAATAAATTGCGGTTAGACTTGCCAATCAATATCAGGCTTAGGGGAATAGTCAATACCGTCACTATACATTTTTTGAGAAAGAGAATCATCAAAATGGTTAGCAAGATTGGCATCACTTTTTTCGATTGTCTCAATAGCACGTTTTATTGCTTTACCTATCCTGTCTTTCATACGTTTATGAGCATCTGTAAATTTTTTTGATTTCTTATCAACATTTAAATCTGAACTATATAATTTTATTTCTTTTTCAATAATTGTTTTTCGTTCAATATCATTATTTTCTTTAGCTTCTTTCAACTCTTGCTTAAGTCTTTTGATTTCTTTTTTATAAGCTTCGATAGCACTATCATCCAATATTTTTTGGGATGTTGAATTATGTGATATGTCTGGGTCATAATATTTTCCAGAAGTGCTACTTGGCAATTCTTTCTCGGATAGAACAAAATTTTCAAGATCTTCCATTTTACACTTCTTATGTTTATTTTTCACTAGAAAATATAGATACCCAAAACCTTTTCCCCTAAAAGCAACACTTCTTTTTGAATTAAAAACTATTGTCCAGCCTTTACCTTCCCGAATAAAGACATAATTTGCTTCTTTTCGGGATTCTTTTTCAATATGCTTGTCTAAGAGAGTAAGGTAACGAATCTGTAATTCCCAGATATCCGCAAAGGAAAAATATGGGGTTATGCTCAGTTTACAATAATCTTTTATAAAATTCATATATTGGTCATACATAAAATCATTAAAATATTGTTTTCCTATATGTGGCTTAATTCTTTCTGCTATATCGTTTTTCAAATCATTTATTTTATAAGCTTGTTCATATATACTCTTATCAATATCGTTTAAAGGGATAGGAACACCAATATCTTTAAACGGGAATTTGTTTTTCCAAAAAAAGTATTTTAGTTTTATAATATTTTCTTTTCTGAAAATTTGATCAAGTTTATCAAGAAAAGAAAAATCAGCCAGTATTTCCATAAATTCATATGGAATTTTATGATAATTTTTTTCAAATTCTTCTTGAGATGTTTCAGATATTTGCCCCCAAGCAGATTCTTGTGTATTGAAATAATTAACATCTGTTATTTCAGAGAATTCTTTGCCAAGAGATAAAGCTTTTTTCTTGACGAAGGTGATTAATTCCTGATTCTTTTTTAACTTATAATCAGCCCACATTTTTCTTGAATATTTCTCCCATATAAACAATTCAATTTTATCATAGAGAGGCACATAATGAATATACCGGGGAAACAATTTTATCTGTTCTCTGTTCTCAATTCTTACATAGTCCTCTATTTGTGTTTTAGTATACCAAAATACACCAAAAAAACTTTCCAATGGAGGCATTAAAGGTTCAGAAAAAAATATATATGAACAATAACGACCTTCAAAGCTTTCAGGTTCTTCTTCCGTCATGTGAATTAAGATAGATTCACTTCTTTCTAATCTTTCATTATCATTTGTTGGCGGTGAACCACCAATATTTCCGTTTGCATCAAAATTTTTAAAATCTGGTTCCAGATTTAAAGCAAAATTGTAGGGGGTATAGTATCTCAAATCAAGCTGAATGGGGTGACAATCTTCAGATGATATACAGAACTGTATCTTTTTTATCAAATTTTTTAACTGCGAATTACTTTTTCTGATTATATTAGTTTTGAGACAGTTAGGGCAGGTTAGTCCAAAATATCCATCTTTTTCACCTGATAAAATTATTATTCCATAAAGAAATGTTGATAAACTAATAGTTTCTTCTTGAAAAATCTGATTACAATAGTTGCATTCAAATAGATTTTTAAACCAGTTTATGCTTTTACTAGCAACCTTATCCATTATAGGAGAATATGGCTTAGTCACATCTATGGCAAAATCCATGTTATCAACTTGACAAGCATATTCATCTAATTCAAAATCACTTATCGAATTAGATGTTTTTGAAAATATGTCATCAACAATTGTTTTTAGGAATTCATTTCTATAAATAAGTTCAAAATCTTTTTGATTCCGCAATTTACTATATTGATTGATGATATTCTGAACATTTCTTAAAAAGGCCTTATTATGACAATAAATGGTTGTTAAATCCAGATCAACAATATCCATATCTTCTTTGATTAAATGTTTGTAAGGACTCTTTTTCAGAAAATAACGTCTTTTCTTATCTTTACATTCAAAAGCTATCCAGCTTTTGAAAATCCTGTAAATATATCTTTTTTGCAATTGAGGTTCTTCTTTTGTAGGTTTTGGACATTTAAAAAGTTGATCTCCAAAGTCATAAGGTGAATAAAATGGATATACTCTTGGCAATGCTTTATATTTTCCTTCAAAATTTTCAATTTCAAGGCTGATTTTAATATTCTCTTCGGCAACACTGTAATTAATATCGTTATTAATTTGATTAATATTGTGAGGTATCTTATAAATACCACTTTCATTTTTTGATAACTCTCTATCTGATACATATGTAAGGGATAATTGATTAAGATAGTGAATTGAGAATGGTGAAGTCGCACGGAAATTAGTTTGATACTTATAAAAAGGAGGGACATCTAAATATGAAAAATCATTCATCGAATTTGATTTTTTAATCAAATTCTCAATTTTTGTGGAATTGTAGATTAAGTTTTTTACTATCCGGCATTTTGACGGTGGTAATTTTTTTATAGTTGTATGGTTACAATTCTCTTCAGGGCATGTTATTCCAACTAAAACAAACTCTTTGTTTTCAAGGTATATCAACCCCCATAATTTGACTACATCAACAAATTGAGCATAATTATACTTTTTACCGCAATTTTCACACTCGAAATCAAAAAGTTTGTCTGATACTTTCAATGTAAGTCTCCTCAACTCTCTCCAATATTGATTTATGTTAATTTACCGCTCTTATATGTAATCAACATGATTAAGATGCTTCCATATTGATTTATATTAAATCAGGTGAAATAATCAAATCTATGCTTCTTGACAAGGAAATTTAATTTGAAGGGTTAAGGCTTCTGATAGCCCCAGCAAAAAAGAGACTCTGGGCCTAGATCCAAAGCATTTGGCTCCTGCGCCGGAGACAGGAACCAGATATTAAGAAATCACTTCTTTCATCGTGAATCGGAAGGGCTACAATTCCTCTATGCTTCATATGCGTCCACAAGGCGTTTTTATGAGCTTTTTCTTATTACAAGTATATTGGGGGGGATGCCTTCTTTTATTAAAGCCTCTTTAATGGCTCCACAGGCTCCTTTATCATCGCAATTATTGGTCTTTATCTTTATCAAAGCTAAGGCTTTATTCGTATCAAGAAGGTAAATCAGTGCCGTGCATACAGTATCAAGGTTTCTTAGCCCCTTAGTTATAGTAATAGTAATATTTTATATAATTATATATCTGATATGATTGAGGATATGATAGTGGCTTAGTAGTTGTATTTGGCATATGGTTCCTACATATATTATAATATATTGTATTATTACTACTATTTATTATAAATTTACATTAGGTAGGAAACATTTCTTTTTTTCATAATTCCATTAAATATTCTGTTGAGTAGGAAACCGTTTTTTTTAACTGCCTCATCTTCACAATCAATATCAACTTTAATCAGGTTGTTGTATGCAGTGTAGAAATAACAGGGATTTTGTGATTGTTACTGCCTCCAACAAGAGATACTATGTGGGCTTACTAGCTCACCAAAGAATATGAAAACCAAGTCAGTTTAGATATGGGGTAACGACAATGATGTGTATCTGGCACTATCAGGAACCATAACATTTGAAATGATAACAGACACAAGAAAAATGGGGATGGGGGATAAAGGGTTCCAGCATTATTAATAAGCCGGAACCCGTTTTTAATAACCGGAATAATAGAACCGGTTTACTTGGGATACTGACACAAGATAGCCTACTGACACTTACTGACACGTATTTCAGCATTATAGAAAAACATATCCTATATATAAAAAAAATGTTATTTCTTGTGTCAGTATCTGTCAGTTGTCAGTTAATCTGTCAGTAATTCAATTCCTATCCAGCCGTGGGGTATCACTTAACCAATAACCGGCTCAAACCCCATGACCTTTTCATAAGCTTCAATCATCTTGTCATAAAGTCTGTCTTCA from the Desulfonema limicola genome contains:
- a CDS encoding DNA-methyltransferase is translated as MKKNNSKKSGLNLNKILLGDCEKILKLIPDNSIDLINTDPPYGLGYMVNDWDKKLPSTGILEECQRVLKPGGFAFIMASARQDVLFRIISALEDAGFETGFSSIYWTYATGFPKKYNIGKKTAGTPEGSKLKGAYAGFQPKPAVEVVIVVMKPLEEKSYTAQALENGKGVTWMDDCQIPYKDASSSQKPGRCSANLLVSDSALGAYSEYFDLDVWNNLYTDNLPDDVKETLPFLPVSKPSKKEKEAGLEDFEAKRVSDGRKKINDTAFQRDATLRRNTHPTVKPLQLMKYLITMGSREGDIVLDPFAGSGTTCIASKLLNRRYIGIEMNPEYHEIAVQRVKNVTSLN
- a CDS encoding helix-turn-helix domain-containing protein, which gives rise to MSEAQKLYTAEEADNYYKVKRGFTARKAREGLIKFSRVGRAYRFTQEALDEFREKYGKMLQGKSLIKRSGEDREKKQEVEDKIRERQEISERIDQLKEQIIILQQEIDSSNDKFERASLIDDLRLAVKAVKDEDNKLGEITKELDDLTTKNFSESLEMAKRSSEDIYKSLMGETPSPEPSEDEDDEKIPDTGEVNNEAQSVANPGI